A window of the Bufo gargarizans isolate SCDJY-AF-19 chromosome 1, ASM1485885v1, whole genome shotgun sequence genome harbors these coding sequences:
- the LOC122919488 gene encoding uncharacterized protein LOC122919488: MVGARGRRRLADSPAAAGGVLVGAGVTAGQELAAVSAAEAGAGPGVRAARPRVEGGAALPSVRRSLERGAPRPLVVGRRHCSTEMAEELMRTVPQGLRAGRSRQRDSGAGAGGTRCGVAVPGAGPSSGLSVRLDGMGPVDGLHTLARSRSGGSMSEASLEEGELEEESSPAAAVDPLEMAVRDSGPGIPVVQAAVAGEDGVAAGFPARERPGAATCLAWIFGHSYVYWGVLRADVRRNGRQLGFSPAELRVRWIGLRGLLWGRVLPEFHANVALDRVPDVVVLHVGGNDLGVRRSRDVIRDIKLDVLRLLAEFPDLIVVWSDVVARRSWRFARSVDRINKARAKLNKEVGRFVRRQGGLVVRHQELEAASAQFLRADGVHLNELGIDMWALGIQEGLELALKVWRDARR, translated from the exons ATGGTGGGGGCGCGCGGCCGGCGACGTTTGGCGGACTCACCTGCGGCAGCGGGGGGGGTCCTTGTCGGTGCTGGAGTGACGGCCGGGCAGGAGCTGGCTGCGGTTTCGGCGGCGGAGGCGGGTGCAGGACCTGGAGTGCGAGCGGCACGGCCACGTGTGGAGGGTGGTGCGGCCTTGCCTTCTGTGCGACGTAGTCTGGAGCGGGGTGCGCCGCGGCCCCTTGTGGTGGGCCGGCGGCATTGCAGCACAGAGATGGCTGAGGAGCTTATGAGGACTGTTCCCCAAGGACTGCGAGCAGGCCGGTCAAGGCAGAGGGACAGCGGTGCTGGTGCTGGGGGCACGCGGTGTGGAGTTGCGGTGCCTGGGGCGGGACCGTCCTCAGGGTTATCGGTTCGGCTGGATGGAATGGGGCCTGTGGATGGCCTGCACACCCTCGCTAGGAGCCGTAGCGGTGGGTCCATGTCGGAAGCAAGTCTGGAGGAGGGagagctggaagaggagtcttcGCCGGCGGCTGCTGTGGATCCTCTGGAGATGGCGGTGCGAGATTCCGGGCCGGGTATTCCTGTGGTCCAGGCTGCGGTTGCTGGTGAAGATGGCGTGGCGGCCGGTTTTCCTGCCCGGGAACGGCCAG GTGCGGCGACCTGCTTGGCGTGGATATTTGGCCATTCGTACGTCTACTGGGGGGTCCTGAGGGCTGATGTGCGGCGGAATGGTAGGCAGCTGGGGTTTTCTCCGGCTGAGCTCAGGGTCCGGTGGATCGGTTTGCGGGGCCTCCTGTGGGGGCGGGTGCTGCCTGAATTTCACGCCAATGTCGCGTTGGACCGGGTACCTGACGTGGTGGTGCTACATGTGGGTGGGAACGACTTAGGTGTGCGTAGGTCCCGGGACGTTATTCGGGACATAAAGTTGGATGTTCTTCGTTTGCTGGCGGAATTTCCGGATTTGATCGTGGTGTGGTCGGACGTGGTGGCTAGGAGGAGTTGGCGGTTTGCGAGGTCCGTCGATCGCATTAACAAAGCGCGGGCGAAGCTCAATAAAGAGGTGGGGCGTTTTGTCCGTCGTCAGGGTGGTTTGGTGGTGCGTCATCAGGAACTGGAGGCTGCTTCGGCTCAGTTTTTGAGGGCGGACGGGGTGCATCTGAATGAGCTCGGGATTGATATGTGGGCCCTGGGCATTCAGGAGGGATTGGAATTGGCTCTCAAGGTGTGGCGGGACGCCcgcaggtga